Proteins encoded by one window of Vigna radiata var. radiata cultivar VC1973A chromosome 5, Vradiata_ver6, whole genome shotgun sequence:
- the LOC106761352 gene encoding uncharacterized protein LOC106761352, whose amino-acid sequence MVGNVKILFSVFLLATQAIGLSAIPPWKKLHLPWKNHHSKEKSINKRQALAIDTTFNLPVPVKNAWPPGGNFASGIIDLGGLQVHETSTSASTLTKVWGVYVGGADGKGFSVYEPTGIPQGFHMLGSYSQPNNKPLFGWNLVAKDVSANTNNPTLKKPVNYKLVWNSGSLKIDQDGPIYVWLPIAPDGYKAVGHVVTNTTDQPSLDRVMCVRSDFTDQCETNNLIWGLDTFNVFDVRPSNRGIQAPGVRVGTFAAQTGTPNPPSIACLKNNNPIPKYMPNLEQIKAILQVYSPVMYLHPDEDYFPSSVEWFFTNGAVLYKKGQENPEMITPNGSNLPRDPHNDGAYYIGLPSAAAAQEKVKRGDLKSAISYVHVKPMFGGTFTDVAIWTFYPFNGPARAKVEFVTLNLGKIGEHVGDWEHVTLRLSNFNGELKQVYFSQHSKGMWLDSSEIEYQSGNKPMYYSSMHGHASYPHAGLHLVGQNNVGIRNDTAKGDSVLDLGAFQLVSAEYLGSEVVEPPWLNYYREWGPKIDYDIDEELKKLEKMLPGRLKSTLENIVKKLPSEVLGEEGPTGPKVKDNWNGDER is encoded by the exons AGAAATCCATTAACAAAAGGCAAGCTCTTGCCATTGATACCACATTCAATCTTCCTGTTCCTGTTAAAAATGCTTGGCCTCCAG GTGGTAATTTTGCTAGTGGAATAATTGATCTGGGTGGGTTGCAAGTGCATGAAACATCGACATCAGCATCAACATTAACCAAAGTTTGGGGGGTCTATGTCGGTGGAGCTGATGGTAAAGGGTTTTCAGTGTATGAACCAACAGGAATACCTCAAGGTTTCCACATGTTGGGAAGCTACTCCCAACCCAACAACAAGCCTCTCTTTGGATGGAATCTTGTGGCAAAAGATGTGTCTGCAAACACCAACAACCCCACCTTAAAGAAACCAGTTAATTACAAACTTGTGTGGAACAGTGGATCTCTGAAAATTGACCAAGATGGTCCCATCTATGTTTGGCTTCCAATTGCACCTGATGGCTATAAAGCTGTAGGCCATGTTGTCACCAACACAACAGATCAGCCTTCCCTTGACAGAGTCATGTGTGTCAGGTCTGACTTCACAGATCAATGTGAGACAAATAATTTGATTTGGGGATTGGACACCTTCAATGTGTTTGATGTTAGGCCAAGCAATAGGGGAATTCAAGCTCCTGGTGTTAGAGTAGGCACATTTGCAGCTCAAACTGGGACTCCTAACCCTCCATCTATTGCTTGTTTGAAAAACAATAATCCAATCCCAAAATACATGCCTAACTTGGAACAAATCAAGGCAATACTCCAAGTTTACTCTCCAGTCATGTACTTGCATCCTGATGAAGACTACTTTCCATCTTCTGTGGAATGGTTTTTCACCAATGGGGCAGTGTTGTATAAGAAAGGGCAAGAGAATCCTGAAATGATAACACCAAATGGGTCTAACCTACCACGGGATCCTCACAATGATGGGGCCTATTATATAGGCCTGCCCTCTGCTGCAGCAGCACAAGAGAAGGTGAAAAGGGGGGATTTGAAAAGTGCAATAAGTTATGTGCATGTGAAACCAATGTTTGGAGGAACCTTCACTGATGTTGCAATATGGACATTCTATCCATTCAATGGACCTGCAAGAGCCAAAGTTGAGTTCGTTACCCTTAATCTGGGGAAGATAGGTGAACATGTTGGTGATTGGGAGCATGTGACACTGAGGCTAAGCAActtcaatggtgaactaaagcAGGTCTATTTCTCCCAACACAGTAAGGGTATGTGGCTTGATTCCTCCGAGATTGAGTACCAAAGTGGGAACAAACCAATGTATTATTCTTCCATGCATGGCCATGCATCATACCCTCATGCTGGCCTTCACCTGGTAGGGCAAAATAACGTGGGCATAAGGAATGATACTGCTAAAGGCGATAGTGTTTTGGATTTGGGGGCATTTCAGTTGGTTTCTGCTGAGTATTTGGGTTCTGAAGTTGTGGAGCCTCCATGGCTGAACTACTACAGAGAATGGGGTCCTAAAATTGATTATGACATAGATGAAGAGTTGAAGAAGCTTGAGAAGATGTTACCTGGAAGGCTAAAATCTACTTTGGAAAATATTGTGAAGAAGTTGCCTAGTGAAGTGCTGGGAGAGGAAGGACCAACAGGGCCAAAGGTGAAGGATAATTGGAATGGAGATGAAAGGTGA